Proteins encoded in a region of the Micropterus dolomieu isolate WLL.071019.BEF.003 ecotype Adirondacks linkage group LG09, ASM2129224v1, whole genome shotgun sequence genome:
- the LOC123976568 gene encoding zinc finger protein 771-like yields the protein MEMSKVQVLRALVKQRLSAAAEEIFGLFERTISEYERELCRSKEENQRHRKLLDAVFQPEVRLHRADIQQLSGSKEEQELSPSLDQEDPEPLQIKEEMSLSLDQEDPVPLQIKEEMSPSLDQEDPEPLQIKEEMSLSLDQEDPEPLQIKEELSLSLDQEDPEPLQIKEEMSLSLDQENPEPIQIKEEQEELWTSQEGEQLPGLEEADITKFPFTPVPVKSEEDDEEKPQSSQLHQSQEQMEADGEDCGGPEPARNSDGNRLLPSETEDSENWEATREPQSGLNSHYNDEVSVSRRTHITDNKRFSCSECGKRFTVKDNLQKHMMLHTGEKPFSCSECGKRFIQKRHLQTHMRTHTGEKAFSCSECGKRFIYKSSLKTHLRVHTGEKPHSCSECGKRFTVKDNLQKHMILHTGEKPFSCSVCGKRFIQKRHLQTHMSLHTGWKPLSCSVCDLRFTYHYQLKKHKCGDESSHGNQPEENREAEPQASSSAEQMEA from the exons ATGGAAATGAGTAAAGTCCAGGTGCTGAGAGCGTTGGTGAAGCAGCGACTGAGTGCGGCTGCTGAAGAGATATTCGGGCTGTTTGAAAGGACGATATCAGAGTACGAGCGGGAACTCTGTCGGTCCAAAGAGGAGAACCAGAGACACAGGAAGCTGCTGGACGCTGTGTTCCAGCCTGAAGTCCGGCTGCACAGAGCAG ACATCCAGCAGCTGTCGGGGAGCAAAGAAGAGCAGGAGttgagccccagtctggaccaggaggacccagagccCCTACAAATTAAAGAGGAGATGAGtctcagtctggaccaggaggacccagtGCCCCTACAAATTAAAGAGGAGatgagccccagtctggaccaggaggacccagagccCCTACAAATTAAAGAGGAGATGAGtctcagtctggaccaggaggacccagagccCCTACAAATTAAAGAGGAGTTGAGtctcagtctggaccaggaggacccagagccCCTACAAATTAAAGAGGAGATGAGtctcagtctggaccaggagaaCCCAGAGCCCATACaaattaaagaggaacaggaggaactctggaccagtcaggagggagagcagcttccaggactggaggaggctgatatcaccaagttcccattcactcctgtccctgtgaagagtgaagaagatgatgaagagaaacctcagtcctcacagcttcatcaaagccAAGAACAGATGGAAGCTGATGGtgaggactgtggaggaccagaaccagccaggaactCTGATGGAAATAGACTTTTACCATCTGAGACTGAAGACAGTGAAAACTGGGAGGCGACCAGAGAACCTCAGTCAGGTTTAAACTCTCATTATAATGATGAAGTCTCTGTCAGTCGTAGGACACACATTACTGACAACAAACGGTTTAGCTGCTCTGAGTGTGGGAAAAGATTTACTGTAAAGGATAATTTGCAGAAACATATGATGCTCCATACAGGGGAGAAACCGTTCAGCTGCTCTGAGTGTGGGAAAAGATTTATTCAAAAGCGACATTTGCAGACACACATGAGAactcacacaggagagaaagcATTCAGCTGCTCTGAATGTGGGAAAAGATTTATTTACAAGTCATCTTTGAAGACACACTTGAGAGTCCACACGGGAGAGAAACCACACAGCTGCTCTGAGTGTGGGAAAAGATTTACTGTAAAGGATAATTTGCAGAAACATATGATACTCCATACAGGGGAGAAACCGttcagctgctctgtgtgtggGAAAAGATTTATTCAAAAGCGACATTTGCAGACACACATGAGCCTTCATACAGGATGGAAACCACtcagctgcagtgtttgtgacTTAAGATTCACTTATCATTATCAACTCAAAAAACACAAGTGTGGTGATGAGTCCTCACATGGAAACCAAcctgaggagaacagagaggcagagcCTCAAGCCAGCAGCTCAGCTGAACAGATGGAAGCATaa